AGATATAGAGGGGGCTTACGAATTCTTAATAAACTCCTTCTGGTACATCAGCGGGCTTTTGCCGGTTACCAGCTTAAAATGTTTGTGAAAGGTTGAAAAGTTATTAAACCCGCTATCGTAACATAGCTGTTTAATGTTCAGCTTATCTTCTATCAGTAATTTACAGGCGTGGCCAACTTTTATTTCGATGATAAACTGCGAGAAGGTTTTGCGGGTTTTTGATTTAAAGTACCGGCAAAACGAGTTGGAACTTACACCCGCTATCTCGGCAATCTCATCCAGGTAAATCTTTTTCCTGAAATTCCGCATCGAATATTCATAAATATTGTTTAGCCGGTCGTTCTCTGAATCATTATGATCGTATTTAAAACCAATGGAAGCCATGTAACTCGATGCCGCGCTGGTGGCAATAGCATTTAGTGCCTTTAGCAGCATGATAATCCTCTCGGCGCCATCGGTACCTGGCATGGCTGCCATCTGGGCGGCTACTTTTTCTTTTGCTGCCCCGGTAATCTGCAACCCGCGTTTTGATTTTTCGAACAATACTTTGATCAATTTATTCTCTGGCAATTGCAAAAATTGCTCGCCCCAAAAGTTTTCGCAAAAGTGTACTACAAAAACCTCTACCCCTTTATTTTCAGCGGAGTTAAAATACAAATCGTCAAAACGCCAGTAGTGCGGCAGGTTGGGGCCAACCAACACCATGTCGCCCGATTTGAATTGTTTAATACTATCGCCAATAAACTGTGTACCGCTGCCTTTTTTCAGGTAAATTAGTTCCAGTTCGGGGTGGCAATGCCAGCGGTTGTTAATATCGGGCAATACATCGTGCCGCACACTAAACGAGTGTGCAGGGCCCGAAGAAACTTTTAGTAACTGCGGTTTCATTCAGCTTATTTTACAATTGATGCGATAAATATAGCCAATAATTGTAAAAATAGCTGATTGTCGCACTTTTTTTACGCCACTAAAAAAACGACACGTCACATTTTCTTTTAAGTGATATATTTTTATATCTTGCTGCCAGATTAAATCCAATTATTTCCTAATGAAACCTTATTACAAACTGCTGCTTCCGGCATTAATATTGCCTTTATTTTCTGTTGCGCAAAGCAATTACAAACCAGGTTATGTTGTTACGCTTAAAGGCGATACTTTACGCGGCTTCATCAACATTAAAGAATGGGCTGTTAACCCACGAAAGGTTAGTTTTAAAACATCGACAAATGATACTCCCCCCCGCGACCTTGGTGTTAGTGATATCACTTCGTTTGCAGCTACAAATTCAGAAGCATATCAAAGATATATTGGCTTACTAAACGTCGATCCAACCAAAATATCCAGCCTTTCAAACGGCCGAAACACGGATACCAAAACTGATTCGGTGTTTTTAAAGATCATCCAAAAAGGAGCCAATATTACTTTATTTGAATATGCCGACGATTTAAAGAATCATTACTTTGTTAGCGGAAGTGGCGATGCTCAGCCAACGGAACTGGTTTACAGGGTTTATAAGAATGATGGAAAAACCATAAACGAAGATGCATATAAACAACAACTATTCCTGTTATCGGAAAAGTACAACGGCTCCAACAACACCAAAACCATTATTGAAAAGGCCGACTATAATGCGGATGACCTAATCGAAATAGCACGATTTATCAATAAAACTAATACGAAACAAGACGCAACATTAACCGATGGCAGTAAAAGCACCCAATTTTTTGCTTCGGCGGGTGTAAACTTTGGCAACATTACATCAGGCATCGACGCATTTAAAGAATTTGACAGCAAATCAGCCTCATCAATATTCCCGCGCATTGCTGTCGGAATAAATGTATTGGCTAACCCCAGTACCGGAAAACTGATATTCAGGGCGCAGCTTGCTTATACCAGTAATAAATTTAAAGGAAATCAAACCGGCGGCTCTACTTATTCGCTAACTCAAAATAATATATCGCTGATACCACAAATCCTGTATAATTTTTACAATACAAATGGCTTTAAATTTTACGCCGCTGCCGGTGCCGCATTTAATATATCAGCTTACGGCGGTAACAAGTATACCTATTCCGGTGCAGGTAAAACAACCGTTACAGATGGCTATCTGTTACAATCAAATTGGATATCATACCCCATAAATATCGGCGCGGTGATTGGTAAAAAATTCGACATCACAGCAGGATACATACCGAATGCGATCTTTACCAAGGATAACACAAATTACATGCAGGTAAGTGCTGTTCAAATAGCCTTAAACTACTATTTTAATTAAAAACTAAACCTCTATCGCAATGAAAACTTTATTTTCAATAGCAGCAGCATTAACGTTGCTACCTGCTTTAACGTTTGCGCAAAGCAACTACAAGCCAGCCTACATCGTTACCCTTAAAGGCGACACCTTACACGGCGAAATAAACCAGAAAGAATGGTTTGGCAACCCCAAAAGCATCGAATTTAAAAGCACTGCAGGCGTTAAAAACTATACGGTAAATGATATAAGCTATTTTGAATTGCTTAATTCATCTATTTATCAGCGGTACTCCGGCGAGATCAGTATGGATGAAACCAATACTTCAAAATTGCAAACAGGAGTTGATTCAACTAAAAAGCAGGATGTGGTATTTTTAAGGGTGGAGCAAAATGGCCCAAATGTAACCTTGTATTCATACATTGATGCCAAAAAGACGAGGTTTTTTATTGGCGATAACAAAACCGGCCAGGTTAAGGAACTTGTTTACCGGATTTATTATTTGCCAGATCACGGCGTACAAACCCGGAGCGAAAATATTTACATACCGCAATTGTATGACCTGGCTATTAAATATAACCCGACATCGGAGAAATTAAAAAGCGAAATAGAAAATGCTACTTATAGTTTACCCGACCTAAAAAGCATTTCCCAAAAACTCAACAATATTACTGTTGATAAAAAAACGTATGGTGGTAAATCGGCGTGGAAATTTTTTGCCGGCGTGGGTGTTAATGCTACCCTGTTTACAACCAGTCCGGGTACCAGCCAGGGCACCAAATTTTACAACGCAAAAAATACAACATCTGTGTACCCCGCAGTGTCAGCAGGTGTAAATTTATATCCAAATCCAAGTGTTGGCAAACTCATTGTACGTGGCGAAATAATGGTTACCGGGGCAGCGTATAAGAACTCTGTAGATCTCTATTTTAACCAGCCGGATATACCAAAATCTGATTTTAATGTAAAGGAATTTTTAGTTATTGTTAATCCGCAGGTGATATACAACATTTATAACACCAACAATTTTAAATTCTTTA
The genomic region above belongs to Mucilaginibacter sp. KACC 22773 and contains:
- a CDS encoding AraC family transcriptional regulator; its protein translation is MKPQLLKVSSGPAHSFSVRHDVLPDINNRWHCHPELELIYLKKGSGTQFIGDSIKQFKSGDMVLVGPNLPHYWRFDDLYFNSAENKGVEVFVVHFCENFWGEQFLQLPENKLIKVLFEKSKRGLQITGAAKEKVAAQMAAMPGTDGAERIIMLLKALNAIATSAASSYMASIGFKYDHNDSENDRLNNIYEYSMRNFRKKIYLDEIAEIAGVSSNSFCRYFKSKTRKTFSQFIIEIKVGHACKLLIEDKLNIKQLCYDSGFNNFSTFHKHFKLVTGKSPLMYQKEFIKNS